A window of Anomalospiza imberbis isolate Cuckoo-Finch-1a 21T00152 chromosome 4, ASM3175350v1, whole genome shotgun sequence contains these coding sequences:
- the RHOH gene encoding rho-related GTP-binding protein RhoH, with protein sequence MLDSVKCVLVGDSAVGKTSLLVRFTSETFPDDYRPTVYENTGVDVFMDGIQISLGLWDTSGSDAFKGIRPLSYQQADVVLMCYSVANHNSFLNLRNKWISEIRSHLPRIPVLVVATQTDQRDMGPYSSSCISPIDGKRLAQDVRAKGYLECSALSNRGVQQVFEYAVRTAVNQAKRQNRRKLFSINECKIF encoded by the coding sequence ATGCTGGATTCAGTCAAGTGTGTTCTGGTGGGAGACTCTGCCGTTGGGAAAACATCTCTCTTGGTACGTTTCACCTCTGAGACTTTTCCTGATGACTACAGACCCACTGTATATGAAAATACTGGAGTGGATGTCTTCATGGATGGCATACAGATCAGCTTAGGTCTTTGGGACACATCTGGCAGTGATGCCTTTAAAGGCATTCGCCCCCTCTCCTACCAACAGGCAGATGTGGTATTAATGTGCTACTCGGTGGCAAACCATAATTCCTTTCTGAACCTGAGGAACAAATGGATCAGCGAGATCCGCAGCCATTTGCCCCGCATCCCTGTTTTGGTGGTGGCCACTCAGACTGACCAGCGTGACATGGGTCCCTACAGTTCCTCCTGCATCAGCCCTATAGATGGAAAGCGGCTCGCCCAGGATGTGCGAGCCAAAGGCTATTTGGAGTGCTCTGCCCTCAGCAACAGGGGCGTGCAGCAGGTGTTTGAGTATGCTGTGCGGACAGCCGTCAACCAAGCCAAAAGGCAGAACAGGCGGAAGCTCTTCTCCATTAATGAATGCAAGATCTTTTGA